In Luteitalea sp. TBR-22, one genomic interval encodes:
- a CDS encoding sulfatase, which yields MCTRRLLIQALVLVSLLATASIALAQEQPNILWLSSEDNGPQLGAYGDAYATTPALDRLAARGVRFTRAWAAAPVCAPSRTAIITGLSPQTTGGHNMRSEVPLPGDMPMFPALLRAAGYYTSNNVKEDYNHPTPAGTWDDSSKTAHWRGRRPGQPFFAVFNSVTTHESQIRRRPHTAVHDPAKVRVPPYHPDTPEVRQDWAQYYDKLTEMDREVEARLAELEADGLAESTIVVYWGDHGVGLPRGKRWLYPAGLDVPLIVHVPQRFRHLAPEGYSAGKALDRLVSLMDLGPSMLSAAGIRPPAWMQGQAFMGPFAASPRAWLQAGRDRMDERVDMSRAITDGRYLYIRNFRPDRRQGEYLAYMFETPTTQVWKARHDAGQLTPAQDSFWREKAPEELYDLRADPDAVRNLAGDPAHRAALERCRAALRRHLIASRDLGLLPEGDMHRRRGTRTAFDLGRDGTAFPVERVLEHAWMASMRDAGAAETLRRGLGDRDAAVRYWSATGLRLLGASAVAAHEAALLALLTDDVAPRVAAADALVRHGSPQARARAFESLSALLDYRAVGHHATMLALDTLVALGDLAAPIRLAAAAAPAPGKDVPAREQEYIARLALRLREQAAAVTPMR from the coding sequence ATGTGCACTCGAAGGCTCCTGATCCAGGCCCTCGTGCTCGTGTCCCTCCTCGCGACGGCGTCGATCGCGCTCGCTCAGGAGCAGCCCAACATCCTCTGGCTCTCGAGCGAGGACAACGGGCCGCAACTCGGCGCGTACGGCGACGCGTACGCCACCACGCCCGCGCTCGACCGGCTCGCCGCCCGCGGCGTGCGGTTCACGCGCGCCTGGGCCGCCGCGCCGGTGTGCGCGCCGTCACGCACCGCCATCATCACCGGCCTGTCTCCGCAGACCACCGGCGGCCACAACATGCGCAGCGAGGTGCCGCTCCCGGGCGACATGCCGATGTTTCCGGCACTGCTGCGCGCGGCGGGGTACTACACGTCCAACAACGTGAAGGAGGACTACAACCACCCGACGCCCGCCGGCACCTGGGACGACTCGTCGAAGACCGCTCATTGGCGTGGCCGGCGACCTGGCCAGCCCTTCTTCGCCGTCTTCAACAGCGTCACGACGCACGAGAGCCAGATCCGGCGACGTCCGCACACCGCGGTTCACGACCCGGCGAAGGTGCGGGTGCCGCCCTATCACCCCGACACGCCAGAGGTCAGGCAGGACTGGGCCCAGTACTACGACAAGCTGACCGAGATGGACCGCGAGGTCGAGGCGCGCCTTGCCGAACTCGAGGCCGACGGGCTGGCCGAGTCGACGATCGTCGTGTACTGGGGCGACCACGGCGTGGGACTGCCGCGAGGCAAGCGCTGGCTGTATCCAGCGGGCCTCGACGTGCCGCTCATCGTGCACGTCCCGCAGCGCTTCAGGCACCTGGCACCCGAGGGGTACAGCGCCGGCAAGGCGCTCGACCGACTGGTCAGCCTGATGGATCTCGGTCCGTCGATGCTCAGCGCGGCAGGAATCCGCCCGCCGGCCTGGATGCAGGGGCAGGCGTTCATGGGACCGTTCGCGGCGTCGCCGCGCGCGTGGCTGCAGGCCGGCCGGGATCGGATGGACGAACGCGTCGACATGTCGCGCGCCATCACCGACGGCCGGTATCTCTACATCCGCAACTTCCGTCCCGATCGCAGGCAGGGCGAGTACCTCGCCTACATGTTCGAGACGCCGACGACACAGGTGTGGAAGGCCAGGCACGACGCCGGGCAGCTCACGCCGGCACAGGATTCGTTCTGGCGCGAGAAGGCGCCGGAGGAACTCTACGACCTCCGTGCCGATCCGGATGCCGTCCGCAACCTCGCCGGCGACCCCGCCCACCGGGCGGCGCTGGAGCGATGCCGCGCCGCACTCCGCCGTCACCTGATCGCCTCGCGTGACCTCGGCCTGCTGCCCGAGGGCGACATGCACCGCCGCCGGGGCACGCGCACGGCGTTCGACCTGGGACGCGATGGGACGGCGTTCCCGGTGGAACGCGTTCTCGAGCACGCCTGGATGGCGTCGATGCGCGATGCCGGGGCCGCCGAGACGCTGCGCCGCGGGCTGGGCGACCGGGATGCCGCGGTGCGGTACTGGAGTGCCACCGGCCTGCGCCTGCTCGGCGCGTCGGCTGTGGCGGCGCACGAGGCCGCGCTGCTGGCACTGCTGACCGACGACGTGGCACCGCGCGTCGCGGCGGCAGACGCCCTGGTGCGCCACGGTTCGCCGCAGGCCCGCGCGCGGGCGTTCGAATCGCTGTCGGCGCTGCTGGACTACCGTGCCGTGGGACACCACGCCACCATGCTGGCGCTCGACACGCTGGTGGCCCTCGGCGACCTCGCAGCACCGATCCGCCTCGCTGCGGCCGCCGCGCCCGCGCCGGGCAAGGACGTGCCGGCGCGCGAACAGGAGTACATCGCGCGCCTGGCCCTGCGGTTGCGCGAGCAGGCTGCCGCGGTCACGCCGATGCGCTGA
- a CDS encoding nuclear transport factor 2 family protein encodes MLDDRARLLDLVASLALAIDMRRWDDVLDCFAPRVRVDYTSLFGGEAATLTRNDLVAGWQGLVPGFTRTQHTIGSVLVRVDGGGASALAPVIGHHFLTDPSPPDGDCWVVGGRYEWTFTRADGTWRIDAMTLAAAWQQGNAALPQLARERLSASA; translated from the coding sequence ATGCTGGATGACCGTGCGCGGCTCCTCGACCTGGTCGCGAGCCTGGCCCTCGCCATCGACATGCGGCGGTGGGACGACGTCCTCGACTGCTTCGCACCGCGGGTGCGGGTGGACTACACGTCACTCTTCGGCGGGGAGGCGGCCACTCTGACGCGCAACGACCTGGTTGCGGGTTGGCAAGGGCTCGTCCCGGGGTTCACGCGCACGCAGCACACGATCGGGTCCGTCTTGGTACGCGTGGACGGCGGCGGAGCGAGCGCCCTGGCGCCAGTGATCGGACACCACTTCCTGACCGATCCTTCCCCGCCGGACGGCGACTGCTGGGTCGTCGGAGGCCGGTACGAGTGGACGTTCACCCGTGCCGATGGCACGTGGCGCATCGACGCGATGACGCTGGCCGCCGCCTGGCAGCAGGGCAACGCCGCCCTGCCCCAGCTGGCGCGCGAGCGCCTCAGCGCATCGGCGTGA
- a CDS encoding alpha/beta hydrolase has product MTGQFPVLFDSGGVPLAGLLHAPEAGLAPGTPLVIVTGSWLTVKEQMPAVYARRLATAGYAALTFDFAGFGASGGSPRQVEMPTRKIGDIRGAADFVLRQWGLSRPLGLLSICASAQYALAALAAGAPIRAFASVAGWYHDAETVKAFYGGDQGVASRLARAAAAAQALAAGESPRLVPAYADGDDRAGMFFPVDYYARPERGAVATWRNEMDEMSWLHWLTFDGLGAAARVSTPTLLVHGDGCVLPAHVRQVHDALQGPRQLAWVEGQQTDFYDDPEHVDRALAHVLPWFADTLRGGPHAG; this is encoded by the coding sequence ATGACCGGTCAGTTTCCTGTCCTGTTCGATTCGGGGGGCGTGCCTCTGGCCGGCCTCCTGCACGCGCCCGAGGCGGGATTGGCCCCCGGCACACCGCTCGTCATCGTCACCGGGTCGTGGCTCACCGTGAAGGAGCAGATGCCGGCCGTCTACGCCCGGCGGCTCGCCACGGCAGGCTATGCCGCGCTGACCTTCGACTTCGCCGGCTTCGGCGCCAGCGGTGGCTCGCCCCGGCAGGTCGAGATGCCGACGCGCAAGATCGGCGACATCCGGGGAGCCGCCGATTTCGTGCTGCGGCAGTGGGGCCTCTCGCGTCCGCTCGGCCTTCTCTCCATCTGCGCCAGCGCCCAGTACGCGCTGGCGGCGCTGGCCGCGGGCGCTCCCATCCGGGCCTTTGCCAGCGTCGCAGGCTGGTACCACGATGCTGAGACCGTGAAAGCCTTCTATGGCGGCGACCAGGGCGTGGCCAGCCGGCTCGCCCGGGCGGCGGCCGCCGCGCAGGCACTGGCGGCCGGCGAGTCTCCACGCCTGGTGCCGGCGTATGCCGACGGCGACGATCGTGCCGGCATGTTCTTTCCCGTGGACTACTACGCGCGCCCGGAGCGCGGCGCGGTCGCGACGTGGCGCAACGAGATGGACGAGATGAGCTGGCTGCACTGGCTCACGTTCGATGGCCTCGGCGCGGCGGCGCGCGTCTCGACACCCACGCTGTTGGTGCACGGCGACGGCTGCGTGCTGCCCGCTCACGTGCGGCAGGTGCACGACGCCTTGCAGGGTCCGCGGCAGCTCGCCTGGGTCGAGGGGCAGCAGACCGATTTCTACGATGACCCGGAGCACGTGGATCGCGCGCTGGCGCACGTGCTGCCCTGGTTCGCCGACACGCTTCGCGGAGGGCCGCATGCTGGATGA
- a CDS encoding helix-turn-helix transcriptional regulator has product MQDERAHALERVRLLSRPSDDVTELVWAAPARRRFPARLTGTVGLCVKMGPAHVVQAEGRVLDYPADALCVRAPSVVWACDDTGPSGFVSIDIDASRLPARQPRRMAFASPEAGRTALALMRRVSDQHQPPLARDEAVAALVALATTVLGGRGDPDPVEPRVRLERIRAFLHSTLDAPVSLADLARASGLHKDVLVRAFRRAYGIPPYRYHLLARVDRARVALSRGMLVADVATALGFADQAHLTRVFRRVMGMPPGAYRRRLHTGPAPRSISFKT; this is encoded by the coding sequence GTGCAGGATGAGCGCGCCCATGCGCTCGAGCGCGTGCGACTGTTGTCGCGTCCGTCCGATGACGTGACGGAGCTCGTCTGGGCGGCCCCGGCGCGACGCCGCTTTCCCGCCCGCCTGACCGGCACGGTCGGCCTGTGCGTGAAGATGGGCCCGGCCCACGTCGTCCAGGCCGAGGGACGCGTGCTCGACTACCCGGCCGACGCATTGTGCGTGCGCGCCCCCTCCGTGGTCTGGGCGTGCGACGACACCGGTCCGAGCGGGTTCGTCTCCATCGACATCGACGCAAGTCGCCTGCCGGCACGTCAGCCGCGCCGCATGGCCTTCGCGAGCCCGGAGGCCGGACGGACCGCGCTGGCACTGATGCGCCGGGTGTCGGACCAGCACCAGCCGCCGCTCGCCCGCGACGAAGCCGTGGCCGCCCTGGTCGCCCTGGCGACGACGGTCCTCGGTGGGCGTGGTGATCCCGATCCGGTGGAGCCGCGCGTGCGTCTCGAGCGGATTCGCGCCTTCCTTCACAGCACACTCGATGCGCCGGTGTCGCTGGCTGACCTGGCCCGCGCCTCGGGCCTGCACAAGGACGTGCTCGTGCGGGCCTTCCGGCGCGCGTATGGCATCCCCCCGTACCGGTACCACCTGCTCGCCCGCGTCGATCGCGCGCGGGTCGCGCTCTCGCGCGGCATGCTCGTCGCCGATGTGGCGACGGCCCTGGGATTTGCCGACCAGGCACACCTGACCCGGGTCTTCCGTCGGGTCATGGGGATGCCACCGGGCGCGTATCGGCGCCGGCTGCACACAGGGCCGGCGCCCAGGTCGATTTCGTTCAAGACCTGA